Sequence from the Pedobacter sp. D749 genome:
TGGGATCTTATCCATATCCTCAACCATGATTACCATAAAAGCCTTCGAAGAACTTGGCCTAAAGCATAAAAAGTTTGCTGGTCTGGTTTTCGGGGTTTTAATTGTTGAAGATCTGGTTGCCATCTTGTTACTGGTACTGTTTTCTACTTTAGCGGTAAGTCAGCAATCGGCAGGTACAGAAATGCTGTATTCCATTTTGAAACTGGCTTTCTTTTTAGTCCTTTGGTTCTTAGGCGGAATTTTCTTAATTCCTTCATTTCTTAAAGCAACCAAAAAATTAATGAATGATGAAACCATGTTGGTGGTATCTTTAGGTTTGTGTTTGGTGATGGTATTACTGGCCGATAAGGTTGGCTTCTCTCCTGCTTTAGGTGCATTTATAATGGGTTCCATCTTAGCCGAAACTACACAGGCAGAAAGAATAGAACACTTAACCAAATCGGTAAAAGACTTATTTGCCGCAGTTTTCTTTGTTTCGGTTGGTATGCTAATTGATCCGGCTATGCTAGTTAAATACTGGGTTCCAATTTTAGTGGCCACCGTGGTTATTATCTTTGGGAAAATTATATTTACCATTTTAGGTGCGTTATTGTCTGGCCAGCCACTAAAAACTTCGGTACAATCAGGCATGAGTTTAGCACAAATTGGTGAGTTTTCATTCATAATTGCCTCATTAGGCTTAACCCTTAAAGTAACCAGCGATTTCCTTTATCCAATCGCTGTGGCAGCGGCAGCTATTACAACCTTTACCACACCATATCTGATTAAACTATCCGAACCTTTTTACCAGTATTTAAACCGTGTTTTACCAAAAAAATGGCTTGATGGTATAGAAAGATACAGCTCCAGTACTGAAGGGATTACCACTTTAAGCGATTGGAAAGTTTTATTAAGGTCTTATATCTTTAATACGATTATCCACTCGGTAATTATCATAGCTATCATATTTCTTGCTTACCGATACGTTCAGCCTTTTATTGTGAGCAATGTTGCCAATAGTTTAACCTCAATTATTATCAGCGTAGTGGTTTCGTTCATTTTAATGTCGCCATTTTTATGGGCATTATCTATCCGAAGGATTCAACGAACAGCCTATTCTCATCTCTGGCTGAATAAAAAATATACCCGTGGTCCGTTAATTGCCATTGAATTTTTCAGAATAGCCTTAGGGATTTTCTTTGTAGGATTTTTAATGTATGAATTCTTTGACACCTGGATTGCAGCTGTAATCGCATTAGGCCTGATTATTTTAGGCATGGTTATC
This genomic interval carries:
- a CDS encoding cation:proton antiporter, with amino-acid sequence MHLPDLIADLGLILAAAGITTLIFKKIKQPLVLGYILAGLLVGSHLDFFPSVTDTKSINIWGEIGVIFLLFSLGLEFSFKKLVKVGGSASITAIVKVLFIILAGYLVGKAMGWKDMDSLFLGGILSISSTMITIKAFEELGLKHKKFAGLVFGVLIVEDLVAILLLVLFSTLAVSQQSAGTEMLYSILKLAFFLVLWFLGGIFLIPSFLKATKKLMNDETMLVVSLGLCLVMVLLADKVGFSPALGAFIMGSILAETTQAERIEHLTKSVKDLFAAVFFVSVGMLIDPAMLVKYWVPILVATVVIIFGKIIFTILGALLSGQPLKTSVQSGMSLAQIGEFSFIIASLGLTLKVTSDFLYPIAVAAAAITTFTTPYLIKLSEPFYQYLNRVLPKKWLDGIERYSSSTEGITTLSDWKVLLRSYIFNTIIHSVIIIAIIFLAYRYVQPFIVSNVANSLTSIIISVVVSFILMSPFLWALSIRRIQRTAYSHLWLNKKYTRGPLIAIEFFRIALGIFFVGFLMYEFFDTWIAAVIALGLIILGMVIFSRKLQSFYDKLERRFMLNLNARENQKPDILPWDTHLTELTVSPESEVVGKTLTELMIREKYGVNIALIERGRNNIPTPGRDERLYPNDKLLLIGADDQLAAVKALLEVDAPEIAEESNFPNKEMTLQKVVVHTESPVYGMSIRNAGIREKAQALIVGIERGADRILNPSSDFVFDNGDVIWIVGNNKKIKEVI